GTTTCTTTCAGATTTCCTGTATTCAGATCCTTTTCATTGCTCTGGTGGTAAAATACCCTGTTGTCTTTTCCAAGGATAAATGTAACCTGATTTTTTTGATCAACCACAGGTCCGGAAGGCGGATTGCCTTTTCCGGGAAGTCCCAGATCCATTACATTAGGTTTTGTAAAATTGGTAGTAAACATAAAGAATGTGATTAATAAAAATCCTAAGTCTACCATCGGAGTCATATCAACTCTTATTAATTTTTTTCGTTGTTTGCTTCCTCCCTGTTTTTCTTGTGCAATTACTTCAGCCATAATTAATATTTTTAAATGTTAAACGGTTTTTGGTAAAAAGTAAAGTGTTGATACTTATTTTGAGGAATCTATACAAAGTTTATACCCAAAATTGATAAATGACAATGAAATTTGAAATTTATAAAATGTATGGCATAAAAAAACCTTATGAAGCTTTATATTCATAAGGTTTTGTGATTTTTTAAGATAGATTATTGTTTTCTGATGAATGTATAAAAAAGCCTTATCAGAATAAATGATAAGGCTTTGCTATGTTTAGTAAATCTTACTTTGTTGTTTTGTAATAATTAACACCGCATTCCAAAAATTTCCTGAAATCTTCTTTCGGCATATATCCGGATACCGGAGTATTTATTACTTTTCCGTCTGGTGTTACCAGAACGTAGTGTGGTTGGGAATTGTTGTTAAAATTCACCTGCTGGAATAAACTCCATCTATCACCAATTGTTTTTACTTTTTTTACCTGTCCGTCCCCAAGATCTATTTTTGTTTTCTGATCTTCAGGAAGTTCTTCCTTATCATCTACATATAGGGATGCCAATACCACATCATTCTGTAAAATAGGAAGAATGTCCGGCTCGCTCCATACAAATTCCTCCATTTTACGGCAGTTCTCACAGCCGTAACCGGTAAAGTCGATCAAAATAGGTTTGTTTTCCTTTTTGGCAAGCTCAATAGCTTTAAAGAAATCATGTTCAGGATGCATACCCAGAATTCCGTCTTTTTCATCATGGAAATAACTTACATTCAATGGAGGCAGGATTCCGCTTAACAGCTGAAGTTTTGGTCGTTCGGAAGGCATTAATCCCTGGATCAGGTAGATCACAAAGCCTATTCCTAAAACTCCCAAAATCTTTCTTGTAACGGAAATTTTCGGTTTTTTATCATCATGCGG
The genomic region above belongs to Chryseobacterium shigense and contains:
- a CDS encoding biopolymer transporter ExbD codes for the protein MAEVIAQEKQGGSKQRKKLIRVDMTPMVDLGFLLITFFMFTTNFTKPNVMDLGLPGKGNPPSGPVVDQKNQVTFILGKDNRVFYHQSNEKDLNTGNLKETDFSGVKISKIISDAYRNAPIPENFTVIVKPTDEANYKNFVDILDNIAISKKERYGITDIKPWEKKVYTELTK